Proteins from one Ranitomeya variabilis isolate aRanVar5 chromosome 1, aRanVar5.hap1, whole genome shotgun sequence genomic window:
- the LOC143793462 gene encoding uncharacterized protein LOC143793462: protein MKDRFNKDLRQESRLPSGSAARIRKYKYHRILAFLRPVLARRTTWSSTVGPGSGAVLHQSATDPSQPSSSAAASGPATQPGDQEAGPSDVPLPQSSASSQFFMGSSRQRQRAADRSLMPEFLHLSSVFHEGLKAMGDRLDTAIRHMSTCIQEVTTALAQVKADLQRPAHHFFNQIEQGMSEHLSPELQITIMQACNAAYVQAMQQSRYFQQTVGAFPTVPTLSRFTSMPTSAAYHCTATSIPNTSGPYYSTTTMPSAVGQPTATTMTTAAPAWASSTATSMLPPPDPALVFPGTTTTRLPPPDPALVFPGTTTTRLPPPDPALVFPGTTTTRLPPPDPALICLVSD, encoded by the exons atgaaggaccgcttcaacaaggacctgcgccaagagagccggcttccaagtggttctgcagcaaggatacgcaaatacaagtaccaccgcatccttgcgtttttgagaccagtccttgcacgaagaac cacttggagctccactgttggcccaggttctggagcggtccttcatcagtcagccacggacccgtcccagccatcctccagcgctgcagcaagtgggcctgccacacaacctggagaccaggaagctggtccatcagatgttccccttccccagtcctctgcctctagccaattttttatgggctcctcccggcagcggcagagggccgcggacaggtcactcatgcccgagtttttgcacttgagctcggtcttccatgagggactcaaggcgatgggtgaccgactggatactgccattcgtcatatgagcacatgtatccaggaggtaaccacagcccttgcccaagtgaaagccgacctccagaggccagcacatcatttttttaatcagatagaacagggcatgtcggaacaccttagtcctgagctccagattactattatgcaggcctgcaatgctgcttacgtgcaggctatgcagcagagtcggtattttcagcagacagtgggggcatttccaacagtgcccacactgtcacgctttacatcaatgccgacatctgctgcataccactgcacggccacctccattccaaacacttccggaccgtattatagcaccaccaccatgcccagtgcagtgggtcagcccaccgccaccaccatgacaactgctgctcctgcttgggcctcctccactgccaccagcatgctgccgccgccggaccctgccctggtgtttcctggcaccaccactaccagactgccgccgccggaccctgccctggtgtttcctggcaccaccactaccagactgccgccgccggaccctgccctggtgtttcctggcaccaccactaccagactgccgccgccggaccctgccctg ATATGCCTTGTTTCTGATTGA